One window of the Salvelinus alpinus chromosome 13, SLU_Salpinus.1, whole genome shotgun sequence genome contains the following:
- the LOC139537916 gene encoding reticulon-4 receptor-like 1, with the protein MFKGSGGVELLLVLCGLDLSSPCPRNCICYTSPSTVSCQAHNFLSVPEEIPAQSERVFLQNNKIQRLLRGHFSPTTAMLWLYSNNISYIQASTFHGFARLEELDLGDNRHLRALASDTFQGLGRLHALHLYHCGLLSLTPGIFEGLSSLQYLYLQDNQLEFLEDDLFVDLLNLTHLFLHGNKLWSLHQNTFRGLGVLDRLLLHQNRLQWVHRLAFHDLSRLTTLYLFNNSLTELSGASLALLSALEYLRLNNNPWECDCKALPLWDWLRRFRGSTSVLECVSPPELQGRDLKGLRKEDLPSCSAGEARGRGVVGGEAELGESQTKDEHHRLHHRNHKHRHNHHQHLPHGDQNNGDPSSSPLPLPLPRPPKGSHGNCTRGRKGKGGKGGQNEVQVLRGEEDYTPGGNKYNPSAPPRRRNKCVPRTSVGPPSGVKRANSNVASCPAGTFLCILLAVLLSLS; encoded by the exons GTTCTGGAGGTGTGGAGCTGCTCCTCGTCCTGTGCGGcctggacctctcctccccctgtcccaGGAACTGTATCTGCTACACCTCTCCCAGCACCGTATCCTGTCAGGCACATAACTTTCTGTCTGTCCCAGAGGAGATCCCAGCCCAGAGCGAGAGGGTCTTCCTGCAG AACAACAAGATCCAGCGTCTGCTGCGAGGCCACTTCAGCCCCACCACGGCCATGCTGTGGCTGTACTCCAACAACATCTCCTACATCCAGGCCTCCACCTTTCATGGCTTTGCCCGCCTGGAGGAGCTGGATTTGGGGGACAACCGTCACCTGAGGGCCCTGGCTTCAGACACCTTCCAGGGCCTAGGCCGGCTGCACGCCCTGCACCTCTACCACTGTGGGCTACTCAGCCTGACGCCGGGGATCTTCGAGGGGCTCAGCAGCCTGCAGTACCTCTATCTACAG GACAACCAGTTGGAGTTCCTGGAAGATGATCTGTTTGTGGACCTGCTTAACCTCacccacctcttcctccatggcAACAAGCTCTGGTCCCTCCACCAGAACACATTCAGGGGACTGGGAGTCCTGGACCGCCTCTTACTACACCAGAACCGGCTACAG TGGGTCCATCGTCTGGCCTTCCACGACCTGAGTCGCCTCACCACCCTCTACCTGTTCAACAACTCTCTGACTGAGCTGTCTGGAGCCAGCCTGGCTCTGCTGTCTGCCCTGGAATACCTCAGACTCAACAACAACCCCTGGGAGTGTGACTGCAAG GCTCTGCCCCTGTGGGACTGGCTGCGGAGGTTCCGGGGTTCTACGTCGGTCCTGGAGTGTGTTTCCCCTCCTGAGCTCCAGGGCCGGGACCTGAAGGGCCTGAGGAAAGAGGATCTACCCAGCTGTTCAGCAGGAGAAGCCCGGGGACGAGGGGTCGTAGGCGGGGAGGCCGAGCTGGGGGAGTCCCAGACGAAAGACGAGCACCATCGACTCCATCACAGGAACCACAAGCACCGCCATAACCACCACCAGCACCTCCCACACGGGGACCAGAACAACGGGGACCCGTCCTCTTCGCCCCTACCCTTACCCCTTCCCAGGCCGCCCAAGGGGAGTCACGGGAACTGTACCCGGGGCCGTAAGGGAAAGGGTGGCAAGGGGGGTCAGAACGAGGTGCAGGTactgaggggggaggaggacTACACCCCGGGAGGGAATAAATACAACCCCTCCGCCCCCCCTCGCAGGAGGAACAAGTGTGTCCCCAGGACATCAGTTGGCCCGCCCAGTGGGGTCAAGAGAGCCAATAGTAACGTGGCGTCCTGCCCCGCTGGGACTTTTCTCTGCATCCTATTGGCTGTGCTGCTGTCACTCAGCTGA